One window of the Synechococcus sp. CC9311 genome contains the following:
- a CDS encoding DUF2834 domain-containing protein, whose amino-acid sequence MNKFLPWTYLLLAIAGAILPWQANLEFIQMNAGGGFDLQTFIQDANINPASRSLNRDLFIAASAFSIWIIAEGRKLQIKGWWITLIMSFSISFACGGPLFLYLRERKLTELNSMQETK is encoded by the coding sequence ATGAATAAATTCCTTCCATGGACTTACCTCTTGCTCGCCATCGCTGGAGCCATCCTTCCTTGGCAAGCCAATCTCGAATTCATACAAATGAATGCCGGCGGTGGATTTGACCTCCAGACGTTTATCCAAGATGCCAACATCAATCCAGCCTCCCGCTCATTAAACAGGGATCTTTTCATTGCCGCATCAGCCTTCAGCATTTGGATCATTGCTGAAGGAAGAAAACTACAAATCAAGGGCTGGTGGATCACTTTAATTATGAGTTTCAGCATTTCCTTTGCATGCGGAGGCCCACTATTCCTCTATTTAAGAGAACGCAAGTTAACAGAGCTCAATTCAATGCAAGAAACAAAGTGA
- the xseA gene encoding exodeoxyribonuclease VII large subunit encodes MSAESLPSYSVRELNNAIGVLLERGFAPRFVIQATVSRPQVKKGHLWLTLSDGEASITAVAWASKLKQLDFVPADGDGVTVIGKLNFWSARASLAVQVLDMRPSLTTVLRRFETVKAQLLEEGVIDPSRHRKLPAYPNRLAVLTSVPSSALADMLRTAQDRWPLSELLVVPIPVQGEVAPIICGVLNRLAETHHQLGLDAIVIARGGGSREDLMVFDDAEVCRKLATFPLPVVTGLGHEDDLTVADLVADHRAATPTAAMVTLMPSRESAQQTITQRRSRLSEYKRWRLEQANSRLRDRHLLLDALRPEVTLQRRRDQWQQRQQLLRALSPQRWLNRGFAMLNTTNGQPIQSINDISLNEQLQILLKDGVIQAVAKTIQANETSNSKTSP; translated from the coding sequence TTGAGCGCTGAATCACTTCCCAGCTACTCCGTCCGCGAACTCAACAACGCAATCGGCGTTTTGCTGGAGCGGGGTTTTGCTCCTCGGTTTGTTATCCAAGCAACAGTCTCGAGACCTCAAGTCAAAAAGGGGCATCTCTGGCTCACGTTGAGTGATGGAGAGGCGAGCATCACTGCTGTGGCCTGGGCCTCAAAATTAAAACAATTGGACTTTGTTCCTGCCGACGGTGACGGAGTCACCGTGATTGGCAAGCTCAATTTCTGGTCAGCACGAGCGAGCCTTGCTGTTCAAGTTCTCGATATGAGGCCCAGCCTGACCACCGTGTTGCGACGGTTTGAAACGGTCAAAGCACAATTGCTAGAGGAAGGCGTTATTGATCCCAGCCGGCATCGAAAGTTGCCGGCCTATCCCAACCGATTAGCCGTCCTCACAAGCGTTCCCAGCTCAGCACTCGCAGACATGCTGCGGACAGCACAAGATCGATGGCCTTTGAGCGAGCTTCTTGTGGTGCCGATCCCCGTCCAAGGGGAGGTTGCGCCGATCATTTGCGGAGTTCTAAATCGCCTTGCAGAAACACATCATCAGCTCGGATTGGACGCAATCGTGATCGCTCGAGGAGGAGGAAGCCGAGAAGATTTGATGGTCTTTGATGATGCGGAGGTTTGCCGAAAATTGGCAACCTTCCCTCTTCCAGTCGTGACAGGACTCGGGCATGAAGATGACCTCACCGTTGCTGATCTTGTGGCAGACCATCGAGCCGCAACGCCCACAGCCGCCATGGTCACGCTGATGCCGAGCAGAGAATCGGCACAACAAACAATCACCCAACGACGCAGTCGCTTAAGCGAGTACAAACGCTGGCGATTAGAGCAAGCCAACTCTCGACTAAGAGATCGACATTTGCTGCTCGATGCACTTCGACCTGAGGTAACCCTTCAGCGTCGTCGAGATCAGTGGCAACAGCGGCAGCAATTGTTGCGCGCTCTGTCACCCCAACGATGGCTCAATCGGGGGTTTGCGATGCTCAATACAACGAACGGCCAGCCCATTCAAAGCATTAATGACATCAGCCTCAATGAACAGCTACAAATCCTTCTCAAGGATGGTGTGATTCAGGCCGTTGCCAAAACCATTCAAGCGAATGAAACATCTAACTCAAAAACATCTCCTTAA
- a CDS encoding chlorophyll a/b-binding protein, translating to MSDTSSRFGFVNFAETWNGRLAMLGFVIGLGTELLTGQGILTQVGLG from the coding sequence ATGTCTGACACCTCATCTCGCTTCGGCTTCGTCAATTTCGCTGAGACCTGGAATGGTCGTCTTGCCATGCTTGGTTTCGTCATCGGCCTAGGCACCGAGCTTCTAACCGGTCAAGGCATCCTGACCCAAGTAGGTCTCGGTTGA
- the xseB gene encoding exodeoxyribonuclease VII small subunit: protein MPRKKPEPTKTSEQDTWKEDASKLSYEEALVALDVLLGQLQDDSIPIADLQRNYARASIYLDHCDLLLSQVEQSVRQLDPNTMEERSLDTSNNE, encoded by the coding sequence ATGCCTCGCAAAAAGCCCGAACCTACAAAGACATCTGAACAAGACACCTGGAAAGAAGATGCATCCAAGCTCAGCTATGAAGAAGCTTTGGTAGCTCTTGATGTGCTGCTAGGGCAATTACAAGATGATTCCATTCCAATAGCGGATTTACAAAGAAATTATGCTCGTGCCTCGATCTACCTCGATCACTGTGACTTACTTCTCAGCCAAGTAGAACAATCAGTTCGCCAGCTCGATCCGAATACCATGGAAGAACGCAGTCTCGACACGAGCAACAATGAATAA
- a CDS encoding YihY/virulence factor BrkB family protein: MAKQIRLRRLVRSLWRACLRWAKCDCVDLSAAFAYYTLQSIFPILLISLSIASWFLGRQDALESKIIAYASGVLPPSAVVIVQNTLMQLVRQGFGAGLLGAGVLLLTAGNVYLTLQRGSARLWEGVIVPQQRNLPFKLQAVQFIRIRLEAFFVVILIGLLVVLDQLSANVRMIPTAALTELSVAIPWLGAFLSHIPVLQFGRLMVPFLGFSVSALSLQFLLPSRRVPFKPLIPGSLLIGFLLTVLNLAVSRSILSLGARYQAYGVIGSVLVLTLWVWMVGVVIYFGQCWSVELAKASFRHGRDPNRSNHA; this comes from the coding sequence ATGGCTAAACAAATCCGGCTGCGAAGGTTGGTTCGTAGTCTTTGGCGCGCCTGTTTGCGTTGGGCGAAGTGCGATTGCGTGGATCTGAGTGCTGCATTTGCGTATTACACGCTGCAATCGATCTTCCCGATCCTTCTCATTTCATTGTCAATTGCCTCGTGGTTTCTTGGCCGGCAAGATGCCTTAGAGAGCAAGATTATTGCCTATGCAAGTGGTGTTTTGCCGCCGTCGGCGGTAGTGATTGTGCAAAACACGCTAATGCAGTTAGTCCGTCAGGGATTTGGGGCTGGATTGTTAGGTGCTGGTGTGTTGTTACTCACTGCGGGTAATGTTTATCTAACATTGCAACGTGGTTCTGCAAGGCTTTGGGAGGGTGTGATCGTACCCCAGCAACGCAATCTGCCGTTCAAGCTTCAAGCAGTGCAGTTTATTCGAATCAGACTCGAAGCTTTTTTTGTAGTCATATTGATTGGCCTCTTAGTTGTTCTTGATCAGCTCAGTGCCAATGTGCGCATGATTCCTACTGCTGCTTTGACCGAGTTATCTGTCGCGATTCCTTGGCTTGGTGCCTTTCTATCTCATATCCCGGTCTTGCAATTTGGTCGGTTGATGGTTCCATTTCTCGGGTTTTCGGTGTCGGCCCTTTCTCTGCAATTTTTGCTTCCAAGTCGGAGAGTTCCGTTTAAGCCGCTCATACCAGGATCGTTATTAATTGGCTTTCTTCTTACTGTTCTTAATCTTGCAGTCAGTCGTAGCATTCTCTCTCTCGGGGCTCGTTACCAGGCGTATGGAGTAATTGGGAGTGTTCTCGTTCTCACCCTGTGGGTTTGGATGGTGGGTGTTGTGATTTATTTTGGTCAATGTTGGAGTGTTGAGCTAGCTAAGGCTTCTTTCAGGCATGGCAGGGATCCGAACAGATCCAACCATGCCTGA